In Colwellia sp. PAMC 20917, a single genomic region encodes these proteins:
- the ihfB gene encoding integration host factor subunit beta: MTKSELIERLADKLSHLSARDVEQSIKEILEMMAQTLSKGERIEIRGFGSFSLHFRAPRVGRNPKTGESVELAGKYVPHFKPGKELRERVNLSIA, from the coding sequence ATGACCAAATCTGAACTTATTGAAAGATTAGCCGATAAATTAAGTCATTTATCAGCGAGAGATGTTGAACAATCTATTAAAGAAATCTTAGAAATGATGGCACAAACCTTGTCAAAAGGTGAGCGTATTGAAATTCGTGGTTTTGGTAGTTTTTCATTACATTTTCGTGCTCCTCGTGTTGGACGTAACCCTAAAACTGGCGAATCCGTTGAGTTGGCAGGTAAATACGTTCCTCATTTTAAACCTGGAAAAGAGTTACGTGAAAGAGTAAATCTTTCAATAGCGTAA
- the rlmE gene encoding 23S rRNA (uridine(2552)-2'-O)-methyltransferase RlmE: MSKKKLSNSSTRWMQEHFDDEYVKKAQKLGVRSRAYFKIEEINVKDKLIKKGMKVVDLGAAPGGWSEYAVKAVGGSGQIIACDILAMDPIAGVDFLQGDFREEPVLNALLNRIGGKDIDVVMSDMAANFTGNDGADAARSMYLVELALDMCNQVLKKNGAFVVKVFQGAGFEQFMQDLRGAFKTVKTRKPDSSRARSREVYLVATGFK; the protein is encoded by the coding sequence ATGAGTAAAAAGAAATTAAGTAATAGTAGTACCCGTTGGATGCAAGAACACTTTGATGATGAGTATGTAAAAAAAGCTCAGAAACTCGGTGTGCGTTCTAGAGCATACTTTAAAATTGAAGAAATAAACGTTAAAGATAAGCTGATTAAAAAAGGCATGAAAGTGGTCGATCTAGGTGCTGCACCTGGAGGTTGGTCAGAATATGCGGTCAAAGCCGTTGGAGGTAGTGGGCAAATTATTGCTTGTGATATCCTGGCAATGGACCCTATTGCTGGTGTTGACTTTTTACAAGGCGACTTCAGAGAAGAACCGGTCCTTAATGCATTACTAAACCGTATTGGCGGCAAAGATATCGATGTTGTTATGTCTGACATGGCAGCTAATTTTACCGGTAATGACGGTGCCGATGCCGCAAGAAGTATGTATCTTGTTGAATTAGCACTAGACATGTGTAATCAGGTCTTAAAGAAAAATGGCGCGTTTGTTGTTAAAGTCTTTCAAGGAGCGGGATTTGAGCAATTTATGCAAGATTTAAGAGGAGCATTTAAAACAGTAAAAACCCGTAAACCAGATTCGTCACGTGCACGTTCACGCGAAGTATATTTGGTTGCTACCGGATTTAAATAG
- the cmk gene encoding (d)CMP kinase has translation MIEKIPVITIDGPSGAGKGTAARLVAEQLGWHLLDSGAIYRVLAVATLHHHLTIEDEESLIPIAAHLDVQFEITSQGEGKVILEGEDVSNSIRTEEVGAIASKIAAFPRVREALLRRQRAFKVAPGLVADGRDMGTIVFSNAPVKVFLTASAEERAQRRFNQLKEKGFDVKIGRLLDDIRQRDERDQTRTVAPLIPAEGALIVDSTDLSIDEVVAKILTFANGKLT, from the coding sequence ATGATAGAAAAAATACCGGTAATAACTATAGATGGACCTAGTGGAGCAGGTAAGGGCACAGCCGCACGTTTAGTTGCAGAGCAACTTGGCTGGCACTTGCTTGACAGCGGAGCTATTTATCGTGTGCTTGCAGTGGCGACATTGCATCACCATTTAACTATCGAAGATGAAGAATCCTTGATCCCCATTGCTGCTCATTTAGACGTGCAATTTGAAATAACCAGTCAAGGTGAAGGAAAAGTTATTTTAGAAGGCGAAGATGTTAGCAATAGCATACGCACAGAAGAAGTCGGTGCTATCGCTTCTAAAATAGCAGCCTTCCCTCGAGTGCGTGAAGCGCTTTTACGTCGCCAACGTGCTTTTAAAGTCGCTCCTGGGCTTGTCGCTGATGGAAGAGACATGGGAACAATCGTTTTTAGTAACGCACCAGTTAAGGTTTTTTTAACCGCTTCTGCAGAAGAACGAGCACAACGTCGATTTAATCAGTTGAAAGAGAAAGGTTTTGATGTTAAAATCGGGCGCCTTTTGGATGACATACGTCAGCGAGATGAGCGAGATCAGACCCGTACGGTCGCTCCCCTTATCCCAGCAGAAGGTGCGTTAATTGTTGATTCTACTGACCTTTCTATTGATGAAGTGGTTGCCAAGATTTTAACATTTGCCAATGGCAAGTTAACGTAA
- a CDS encoding ComEA family DNA-binding protein — MIKFSKILFICLTFTFSSLSFADSVGGNEPNANVNQVDERIDINHADMKTLSLLKGIGMKKAAAIVKYRNENGKFISVEDLLNVTGIGEKILALNKSKLTI, encoded by the coding sequence ATGATTAAATTTTCAAAAATCTTATTTATTTGCCTCACCTTTACTTTTTCGTCATTAAGCTTTGCTGACAGTGTCGGTGGTAATGAGCCCAATGCCAATGTTAATCAAGTTGACGAGCGTATTGATATAAACCATGCTGATATGAAGACCTTATCTTTATTAAAAGGCATAGGCATGAAAAAAGCGGCAGCTATTGTCAAATATCGAAATGAAAATGGTAAGTTTATCTCGGTCGAAGACTTGTTGAATGTTACAGGTATTGGCGAGAAAATATTAGCGTTAAATAAGTCAAAATTAACGATATAG
- the rpsA gene encoding 30S ribosomal protein S1, translating to MTENFAQLFEESLKEIETRPGSIIKGTIVAITKDNVIVDAGLKSESVIDINQFKNNAGEVDVSVGDEVDVSLKATDDGFGETILSRDDAKRHEAWQVLEKAYEEKETVIGVINGKVKGGFTVEVSDIRAFLPGSLVDVRPIRDTTHLEGKELEFKVIKLDQKRNNVVVSRRAVIESESSVERDALLESLAEGLEVKGIVKNLTDYGAFVDLGGIDGLLHITDMAWKRVKHPSEIVNVGDEIQVKVLKFDRERTRVSLGMKQLGEDPWVAIAKRYPEGAKLTGRVTNLTDYGCFVEIQEGVEGLVHVSEMDWTNKNIHPSKVVNLGDTVEVMVLEIDEERRRISLGLKQCIANPWEEFAKNFNKGDKVSGKIKSITDFGIFIGLDGGIDGLVHLSDISWAGGEEAVREYKKGDEISAVVLQVDPERERISLGVKQTEDDPFNQYLADTKKGAIVTGKVIEVDAKGAKIELAEGVEGYLRVSDISSERIEDASTELSVGDSVETKFMGVDRKNRAISLSIKAKDQAEEREAMDNLNQVEETGLSAMAAAFKNAKN from the coding sequence ATGACTGAAAATTTCGCACAACTATTTGAAGAAAGTTTAAAAGAAATCGAAACACGCCCTGGTTCAATTATCAAAGGTACGATTGTCGCTATTACTAAAGACAATGTTATCGTTGATGCTGGCCTTAAATCTGAAAGTGTTATTGACATCAACCAGTTTAAAAACAACGCTGGTGAAGTTGATGTAAGCGTTGGCGATGAAGTCGACGTATCTCTTAAAGCTACAGATGACGGTTTTGGTGAAACTATTCTTTCACGTGATGACGCTAAACGTCATGAAGCGTGGCAAGTGCTTGAGAAAGCATATGAAGAAAAAGAAACTGTTATCGGTGTTATCAACGGTAAAGTTAAAGGTGGTTTCACGGTTGAAGTTAGCGATATTCGTGCTTTCTTACCGGGTTCATTAGTAGATGTTCGCCCAATTCGCGATACAACTCACCTTGAAGGCAAAGAATTAGAATTTAAAGTTATTAAGCTTGATCAAAAGCGTAATAACGTTGTTGTTTCTCGTCGTGCCGTTATCGAATCTGAAAGCAGCGTTGAACGTGATGCATTGTTAGAGTCATTAGCAGAAGGCCTAGAAGTTAAAGGTATCGTTAAGAACCTTACTGACTACGGCGCATTCGTAGACTTAGGCGGCATTGACGGCTTACTACACATTACAGATATGGCTTGGAAGCGCGTTAAGCACCCAAGTGAAATCGTAAATGTTGGTGACGAAATACAAGTTAAAGTATTGAAATTTGACCGTGAGCGCACTCGTGTATCTCTAGGTATGAAGCAGTTAGGTGAAGATCCATGGGTAGCAATTGCTAAGCGTTACCCTGAAGGCGCTAAACTTACTGGTCGTGTAACTAACTTAACTGACTACGGTTGTTTTGTTGAAATCCAAGAAGGCGTTGAAGGTTTAGTTCACGTTTCTGAAATGGATTGGACTAACAAAAACATCCACCCATCTAAAGTTGTTAACTTAGGTGACACGGTTGAAGTTATGGTATTAGAAATTGACGAAGAACGTCGTCGTATTTCTTTAGGCCTTAAACAGTGTATTGCTAACCCTTGGGAAGAGTTCGCTAAGAACTTCAACAAAGGCGACAAAGTATCTGGTAAGATCAAGTCAATTACTGACTTTGGTATCTTTATTGGTCTTGACGGCGGCATTGATGGTCTTGTTCACTTATCTGATATTTCATGGGCTGGCGGCGAAGAAGCTGTTCGTGAATACAAGAAAGGTGATGAAATCTCAGCTGTAGTATTACAAGTTGACCCTGAGCGCGAACGTATTTCTTTAGGTGTTAAGCAAACTGAAGATGATCCGTTTAATCAGTACCTTGCAGATACTAAGAAAGGTGCTATTGTTACAGGTAAGGTTATCGAAGTAGATGCTAAAGGCGCTAAAATTGAATTAGCCGAAGGCGTTGAAGGATACCTACGCGTATCTGATATTTCTAGTGAGCGTATCGAAGATGCGTCAACTGAATTATCTGTTGGTGATAGTGTTGAGACTAAGTTTATGGGTGTGGATCGTAAGAACCGTGCTATCAGCTTATCAATCAAAGCTAAAGATCAAGCAGAAGAACGTGAAGCTATGGATAACCTAAACCAAGTTGAAGAAACTGGTTTAAGTGCAATGGCTGCAGCGTTTAAAAACGCTAAAAACTAA
- the lapB gene encoding lipopolysaccharide assembly protein LapB: protein MLELLFLLLPVAMGYGWFMGRNSVKQNDHSAKQALSIKYSTGLNYLLSNQQDKAIDYLLEALKVEDDTVEAHFAMANLFRRRGELDRALKVHEHLVRQKHLPAKDKQQAAYELGKDFFSAGLYDRAEAMFEKLLKSKHYGLKSLDYLMRIYQSTKDWSKGISHKKAIVKTKDKKLLHNLANFYCELATTALAEDNFIEVIELLELALIYDANSCRANWLLAQIYEKHQQFNEACRCYQDIYLQDKEFFPDVIDEMQNCYHQLDADDEYFKFIRKVYDETGGSSALIKYLSHLEAKYGNEKAKEFILLALKKRPTIKGFKHFIKMQMVNSTEHDNTENLDMIKELIGAYLNLKPRYSCRTCGFNSSKHYWACPSCHDWEQLKPVRGLEGE, encoded by the coding sequence ATGTTAGAACTATTGTTCTTATTACTCCCTGTTGCAATGGGCTATGGCTGGTTCATGGGCCGTAATAGTGTTAAACAAAATGATCACTCAGCTAAACAAGCCTTGTCGATAAAATATTCAACAGGCTTAAATTACCTCTTATCAAATCAACAAGATAAAGCGATAGACTACTTACTAGAAGCCCTTAAAGTTGAAGATGATACTGTTGAAGCACATTTTGCCATGGCCAATTTATTTCGTCGCCGTGGTGAGCTCGACCGCGCATTAAAAGTGCATGAGCACTTAGTTAGACAGAAACATTTACCCGCTAAAGATAAGCAACAAGCGGCTTATGAACTAGGTAAAGATTTCTTTAGTGCCGGCTTATACGACCGCGCTGAAGCCATGTTTGAAAAACTGCTTAAATCAAAACACTATGGCTTAAAATCCCTTGATTATTTGATGCGTATTTACCAGTCTACTAAAGATTGGTCAAAAGGCATCAGTCATAAAAAAGCCATTGTTAAAACTAAAGATAAAAAACTTCTTCATAACTTAGCTAATTTTTATTGTGAATTAGCGACAACAGCCTTAGCAGAAGATAACTTTATTGAAGTCATAGAGTTATTAGAGTTGGCGTTGATTTATGATGCTAATTCTTGTCGTGCTAATTGGTTATTAGCTCAAATTTATGAAAAGCATCAACAGTTCAATGAAGCCTGCCGATGTTATCAAGACATCTATCTTCAGGATAAAGAATTCTTTCCTGATGTTATTGATGAAATGCAAAATTGTTATCATCAGTTAGATGCAGACGATGAATATTTTAAATTCATTAGAAAAGTTTATGATGAAACCGGTGGTTCGAGCGCTCTGATAAAATACTTAAGCCATCTTGAAGCTAAATATGGCAACGAAAAAGCGAAAGAGTTTATTTTACTTGCCTTGAAAAAGCGTCCAACCATTAAAGGTTTTAAGCATTTTATTAAGATGCAAATGGTTAACTCTACTGAGCATGACAACACCGAAAATTTAGATATGATCAAAGAATTGATTGGCGCTTATTTGAATTTAAAACCCCGTTATAGTTGTCGAACCTGTGGTTTTAATAGCAGTAAACATTATTGGGCGTGTCCTTCATGTCATGACTGGGAACAATTGAAACCAGTTAGAGGCCTAGAAGGCGAATAA
- a CDS encoding rhodanese-like domain-containing protein, with product MLKTIPTLIAEIRKNIQTTSAHDAYLSAQKEKSLFIDVREAQEVATSPVINSVNIPRGVLEMNIGNCTTDENQRIYLHCATGGRASLAAEQLSRLGYKDVWAIICQHSDVCSAQEKN from the coding sequence ATGTTGAAAACTATACCGACACTGATAGCTGAAATTAGAAAAAACATACAAACTACATCGGCTCATGATGCTTACCTAAGTGCACAAAAAGAGAAAAGCCTATTTATTGACGTACGTGAAGCGCAAGAAGTCGCTACAAGCCCAGTGATAAATTCAGTTAATATTCCGCGTGGTGTTTTAGAAATGAATATTGGTAACTGCACGACTGATGAAAACCAGCGTATATATCTTCATTGTGCAACTGGCGGCCGGGCGAGTCTTGCTGCTGAACAATTAAGTCGTTTAGGCTATAAAGATGTTTGGGCTATTATATGCCAGCATAGTGATGTTTGTTCTGCACAAGAAAAAAATTAA
- the yhbY gene encoding ribosome assembly RNA-binding protein YhbY: MSLNKKQIQYLKGLAHPLKPVVLLGNNGLTEAVVAEIDYSLNHHELIKIKIPTDDRDSKALIVEAICRETASIKVQVIGKTLIIYRQSPEKKIRIPKI; encoded by the coding sequence ATGAGCCTAAATAAAAAACAAATACAGTATTTAAAAGGTCTTGCGCACCCATTGAAACCAGTGGTTTTATTGGGTAACAACGGCTTAACAGAGGCAGTAGTTGCCGAAATTGATTATTCATTAAATCATCATGAATTAATTAAAATTAAAATCCCAACCGATGATCGTGACAGTAAAGCATTAATTGTTGAAGCTATTTGCCGTGAAACAGCGTCAATTAAAGTTCAAGTAATTGGTAAAACATTAATTATTTATCGTCAGTCACCAGAAAAGAAAATAAGAATTCCTAAAATTTAA
- the pyrF gene encoding orotidine-5'-phosphate decarboxylase, with protein sequence MNDAKVVVALDFDKKADALAFVDKIQPKDCRLKVGKEMFTHFGPAFVKELTGRGFDVFLDLKFHDIPNTVAKAVTAAAEMGVWMVNVHASGGREMMVKAKQALEKYGDNAPILIAVTVLTSMSEEDLLGLGITRTPAEQVMLLAKLTKEAGLDGVVCSAQEAQSLKSALGKDFKLITPGIRPAGAASDDQKRIMTPEQAMAVGVDYLVIGRPITQAENPQQVLQSINLSLN encoded by the coding sequence ATGAATGATGCAAAAGTAGTTGTTGCCCTAGATTTCGATAAAAAAGCGGATGCGCTTGCATTTGTTGATAAGATCCAACCAAAGGATTGTCGCTTAAAAGTGGGAAAAGAAATGTTTACTCATTTTGGACCTGCGTTTGTTAAAGAACTGACGGGCCGTGGCTTCGATGTCTTTTTAGACTTAAAGTTCCACGATATTCCTAACACCGTAGCAAAAGCGGTAACTGCTGCAGCAGAAATGGGGGTGTGGATGGTTAATGTTCATGCCAGTGGCGGACGTGAAATGATGGTTAAAGCTAAACAGGCATTAGAAAAATACGGTGATAACGCCCCAATACTTATTGCTGTCACTGTTTTAACCAGTATGAGTGAAGAAGACTTACTCGGCTTAGGTATTACGCGAACGCCAGCCGAGCAAGTGATGTTGCTAGCAAAGTTGACAAAAGAAGCTGGCCTTGATGGTGTTGTTTGTTCAGCACAGGAAGCACAAAGCCTGAAAAGCGCTTTAGGTAAAGACTTTAAGCTTATCACGCCAGGTATTAGACCTGCTGGTGCCGCCAGTGACGATCAAAAACGTATTATGACTCCAGAGCAGGCAATGGCCGTCGGCGTTGATTATTTAGTTATTGGCAGACCCATTACCCAAGCTGAAAACCCACAGCAAGTTTTGCAGTCGATTAATTTATCGCTTAATTAA
- the aroA gene encoding 3-phosphoshikimate 1-carboxyvinyltransferase, whose translation MSQVNKTLTITTGLAGKVSGDIIVPGDKSCSHRSIMFGSLAEGTTHVSGFLPGDDCLATMNAFKAMGIKIEGPDKQQNVVIHGKGLRGLTAPQEALNIGNSGTTIRLMSGLLAGQNFAWQMAGDSSLNKRPMARVVDPLKLMGANISAAENGTPPVISQGIDEGQTLTAIHYDLPMASAQVKSCVLLAGIYADGITSVTEPGITRDHTERMLTAFGYPVKVEDTPMGKKVSIEGGHQLTACDIKVPGDISSATFFMVAGLIAKEGQLTIRNVGMNPTRIGAINILQQMNGDLSIINERMAGGEPVADVVVKSSPLKGIDINERDVPLAIDEFPAIFIAAACAEGTTRLRGAEELRVKESDRIQAMADGLKELDIDCTVYDDGIDIVGGQLTSGTIHSHDDHRIAMSFAISSLRATGEIQILECDNVATSFPNFVTLANQVGLTLNQA comes from the coding sequence ATGTCTCAAGTAAATAAAACATTAACTATCACCACAGGCCTTGCCGGAAAAGTATCCGGAGATATCATTGTACCGGGTGACAAGTCATGTTCGCATCGCTCTATTATGTTTGGCTCTTTAGCTGAAGGTACCACGCATGTTTCGGGTTTCTTACCTGGAGACGATTGTTTAGCAACAATGAATGCATTTAAGGCGATGGGCATAAAAATAGAAGGCCCTGACAAGCAACAAAATGTTGTTATTCATGGCAAAGGTTTACGTGGTTTAACCGCACCTCAAGAAGCTTTAAATATTGGTAATTCAGGGACAACAATCCGATTAATGTCGGGATTACTCGCCGGACAAAATTTTGCATGGCAAATGGCTGGTGACAGTTCTTTAAATAAACGTCCTATGGCACGCGTTGTTGACCCATTAAAATTAATGGGTGCAAATATCTCTGCTGCCGAAAACGGTACGCCACCGGTTATTTCACAAGGGATTGATGAAGGTCAAACCTTAACCGCGATTCATTACGACTTACCCATGGCCAGTGCACAAGTAAAATCTTGTGTATTACTTGCGGGTATTTATGCCGACGGCATTACCTCGGTGACCGAACCTGGTATTACTCGCGATCACACTGAACGCATGTTGACCGCCTTTGGTTATCCGGTAAAGGTTGAAGATACCCCTATGGGTAAAAAGGTTTCTATTGAAGGCGGCCATCAACTAACGGCTTGCGACATTAAAGTACCCGGCGATATTTCATCAGCAACATTTTTTATGGTTGCGGGTTTAATTGCTAAAGAAGGTCAGTTGACTATTCGTAATGTGGGTATGAATCCGACGCGTATTGGCGCGATTAATATTTTACAGCAGATGAATGGCGATTTGAGCATCATCAACGAGCGTATGGCAGGCGGAGAGCCTGTTGCTGATGTTGTGGTTAAATCATCACCATTAAAAGGTATTGATATAAACGAACGTGATGTACCGCTTGCCATTGATGAGTTCCCAGCGATATTTATTGCGGCTGCTTGTGCTGAAGGTACAACACGCTTACGTGGCGCGGAAGAATTAAGAGTGAAAGAAAGCGATCGCATTCAAGCAATGGCTGATGGCTTAAAAGAATTAGATATTGACTGTACTGTTTATGATGACGGTATAGATATTGTTGGTGGGCAATTAACATCAGGGACTATTCATAGTCATGATGACCACCGTATTGCCATGTCTTTTGCGATTAGCTCATTACGAGCTACTGGTGAAATTCAAATTTTAGAGTGTGACAATGTAGCGACTTCGTTCCCTAATTTTGTCACCTTAGCAAACCAAGTGGGACTAACACTCAATCAAGCTTAA
- a CDS encoding lipopolysaccharide assembly protein LapA domain-containing protein, giving the protein MRIYITAFLLFSLLVIAFIFGSQNEQTLTLNYLIARTELSVAAAVSLFTTLGFVLGLLFALLWKFVRMIKPKKSSSKESV; this is encoded by the coding sequence TTGCGTATTTATATTACAGCGTTTTTACTGTTCAGCTTACTAGTCATCGCTTTTATTTTTGGTAGTCAAAATGAGCAGACCTTAACGTTGAATTATCTCATCGCCCGAACTGAACTATCAGTTGCTGCGGCTGTCAGTTTATTTACCACTTTGGGCTTTGTACTCGGCTTACTCTTTGCATTATTGTGGAAGTTTGTTCGAATGATAAAACCTAAAAAGTCATCCTCTAAAGAATCAGTGTAA